The genomic stretch CAATAGCCATGAGTGGCTCCTTTATTTTAAGATTTAAACTTTAAAAAATTTGCCGCATTATACCGATGTCATAGGCAATAATCAGCTTTGAATGTGTAAAAGTTGCGATTTTTTCTACTGTTTTTAGCGAACTTCGTCTATCCAGGCCATCTGAATGCCTTCTAGCAATCCTTCCGTCGATTTATTTGGGTCATCACTGAAGTCTGGTAATGCGCACACCCATGCATGTAAATCGGTAAAACGAATCCATTGCGGATCAACTTCTGGATGTGCTTCTGACAATTCAATGGCAATATCAATCGTATCTGTCCAACGTAAGCCCATAGCGGCTCCTATCTGTTTAATCTGCTAAATCACGAACTGTGTACTTTAGCAAATCCACAAACCTAATCGATAGCTTAAGCTGATAAAAATTACCGATGCTTATAAAGCGATGTTCAATAATGGCGCTACAAAAATAATCATCGCAGCGACTGCTGCACCAATTAGGGCACCTACGATTACATCACTTGGATAATGAAGGCCCAGTACCATCCGAGACAAAGCGACAAGCACCATAAATGGGAACATTGCTGCAAGTAGAACTGGCTGGATATAACCCAACACAATCGTCACCATGACCGCATGAAGCGTATGACCCGATGGGAAGCTAAAGTGATCAAGTGGTCTTTCACCGAGCACAATCACCTGATGCACCTGATAAGGACGCGGTCGCGTTGTTTTATGTTTTAAAAATTTATAGATTGCTGTTCCGACCGAACCACCTAATAACAAGTAGATGATTTGAAGACTATAGGTGATGCCTTGCATGCCCCACACGATTGCCAGCATTAGATACCAAAACGGACCATCACCAACACGACTGATAATTTTGAAAAAAAGGGCAACACGCTGTGAGTGAGAGAAATTGTTCAGATATAAACAGCCTCTCAAATCTAAATCGAGTATTTTTATTTTTGCATTCTTAAATTTCATGGTCATTCTCCTATCTTAGGATACTTAGGTGAAGTCCAACGAGGGCTCCTTCACTACCTGATAAAATGCCTGCTCCAATTGCTGAACCGGAAGTTGCCAACCGCTTTGCTGTACTTTATGACAGGCTTGTACGCCCATTTCTCTAAGTTGTTGTACTGAAGGAAGCTGATAAATTTGTTGTATAAAGTGGTTTATTTGTCCAAGTGGGCTTAACCAGCCATTCACACCATGGGCTAAATATTGATGTGCACATGCATAATCATACGCGATAACTGGTAAACCGCTTGCCATCGCCTCTAAAACTACGTTACCAAACGTTTCAACTTGGCTGGCAAAAACGAATACATCTGCACTCGCATAGGCGGCTGCCAAATCTTGACCTCTCAGACTTCCGGTAAAGATAACACCCTTCGCTTCAGGTAGTGACTTTAAACGAGCAAAATCTGGGCCATCTCCTACAATTACTAATTTAGTTTTATGTGGCTGAATGGTTTGCAGGTTCGCATAACTTTCAATGAGAACTTGTACTTCTTTTTCGGGAGACAAACGCCCCACATAAAGCATAACGCGAGTATTCTCATCAGCATCCCATTGTTTTCGCAAATTTTCAGAGCGATGCTTAGGTGAAAATCTTATTGTATCTACGCCGCGCCCAACCACAACCAGTGGACAAGTAATACCAAAACCGCGTAATGCTTCTTGAGTATCTTTACTCGGCACACACGTTACTTGCGTATTATTATGAAACCAGCACAGATATTTTTGAATTGGCTTGACTAAAAAAGCCAAATCGAAGAATCGACTAAAATCTTGGAATGGTGAATGAAAACCACTCGAAATCGGAATAGCCTTTGCCTTAGCGGCTTGCATAGCAGTTAAGCCTAACGGTCCTTCAGTCACAATATGAACGACATCAGGTACAAACTTTTCAAAAGCTTTCGATACTTTTAAATATTGTGGCCAACCAAACTGTAAAGTCGGATATTTTGGAATCGCCTGCGACATCACCAGACATTCTTGCTCTGGCGTAAAGTCATGGCATTTTGCTTTTTGTTCTGGACGAATCAGTAAAATCTTATGCCCCTGTTTCTGTAAACCTTGGCATAATTGCAATAATGAAAGTGCCACACCATTGATTTCAGGTGGCCAAGTTTCGGTAACAATTGCAATTTTTAAACGTGGACGCACTAAATCATGCAGTGAATGCGTATTAGATAGTTGCTTTTGTTTAAAAAAGAATTGGAAGCTTTCAGGAAGTTGCTGTTGTTTTAATAGTGCTGTCGCGTATGAGCTTTGCATAGCGCCATCCATCAATGTATTTATTTTCATGCTTAAAGATTAAGCAGTTTTTTTGACAATTTGATGATAAATGCATGACAGTTTACTGACATGAAAAATAAAAAAAGCACACTGATAACAGCATGCTTTTTTCTTAAATCCTAGTAACTCTTAGCGATTTTGCAATTTTGCATAATCCATGAGTACATTAGCAGCTTCAGTCACAAAAGTTTCTTCTTCTGGTAATGCAGGACGTTGTGATGCTTTCATTTTGGCGCGAGATTCAGCTAAAGCATCCAATGAAGCTTGATAGCTTTCCCAGTTTGCAAAAGGCTTTTGACCCGTTGCAGCACGGCGTTCATTCTCTGCATCTAAAGTTTGTTTCTCTAAACCAAGTAATTCAGCACGGCGCTTATCAATATCAAGTACCACTTGTTTCTGATCACTCGTTACCTTAGCAATCGCAGTACGCTTATTTAGATATTTAAACTGAGCGTCATTGCCAACACGTTGTTCAGAGAATTGAGACAACTTTGTCACATAAGGTTGAACAGAACCTTCTCGCTTAAATGGTGCAGTAGGAATTGTGTCCCACTTCAACGCATTCTTCGATTTACGCTCACCAAACTCTTCGTTATAGATATCGACGAGTTTAATATCTGGCACTACACCTTTATTTTGTGTACTACCACCCGTAATACGATAGAACTTACGCTGAGTTAAAGTCGCTTGACCATATGCAAGAGTATCAAGTTGTACCTGAGCTGTACCCTTACCAGTCGTTGTACTACCAATAATAATACCGCGCTCATAATCTTGAATTGCAGCAGAGTAAATCTCACTTGCTGAAGCCGACGCCAAGTTCACCAATACCGCGAGTGGACCTGTATAAATTTGCTGACCGCCATCGTTATCTTCAAACACGCTTACGTTGCCATTGCCATCACGAATTTGTACAACCGGACCAGACTTAATCACCTGCCCCAACATACGTGCAACTTCTTCTAATGAGCCACCTGGGTCATTACGTAAGTCAATAATAATACCTTCTACTTTCTTCGCTTTTAGTGCTTCGAAAGCATTTGCAGTATCTTCAGAAACTGAACGGTATTGTTGACCCGCACGACGTGAACGATAGTCAAAATAGAATGAAGGAATTTCAATTACACCCAACACATGCTTTTTACCATCACGTGTCACTTCAACTGTGCGTGAACGAACACCAGCATCTTCTTCTTGAATCACATCACGTACTAGGGTCACATTACGTGCCTGACTCATTGATGCACCAGCACCAAGAAGTTTTAATGTGACTTTTGTTCCGCGTTTACCACGAATAAGCCCAACAATTTCAGAACTTGTCCAACCAATTACATCAACCATTTTCTCGCCTTCTTGGGCGACACCAATGATTCGATCTCCTGATTTCACTTGGCCAGACTTACTTGCAGGACCACCTTCTACAATGGTTTCAATCTTGGTGTAATCTTCGTTGCCACGTTCTGGACGAATCGACACACCAATACCTTCGAGTTGCAAAGTGGTTTGGCGATTAAGTTCGATCGCATCAATTGGCGGGTAATAGTTACTATGTGGATCATAAGTCGCCAACATTGCATTTAATGTTTTGTCCAAAACGTCATCGCTTTTCACACGACTAATTCTTTCAAGCTGACGCGTATAACGTTTAGTTAACGTTTGAGCTGGCGTTAAATCCTCTGGGCCAGTTAAGTCTTGACCATCAGCAAGTGAAGGATTCTCTTTAAGCGCTTTTTGTTTCGCCTGCTCTTCTTCACGGCTAATGGTTAAGTTGATTAACTGTGAAACCAACATTTTGCGCCAATGATTTTGTTGCTCAGCAGTCGTTTTAAAATACGGTGCTTTTTCACGATCAACTTCAATATAGCTATTAGGCTGCTTTAAATTTTGCTGTTGTTTTAACTCAGCTAACATGAACTCATAAAACTGTTTTAAACGTTCACGATATTGCTGATGAATTGCAAACGGTCCAGTCAAATTCCCCGCTTTTAATGAAGCACCAAAATTTGAACCATAGAGTTTTTTATAATTTTGAACTTCAGCGTCTAAAAATAGTGAGTGATCTGGATCAAGACTATCTAAATACATATCAAGAATACGATTTGATGTCGTCGCATCCAGACGCATATTTAAATAATGTTGGCGATCAACTAAAGTTGCCAGCTGGCGAGCTACCAAAGCTTGTTCTTGCGTTGGCTGGATTGATTGAGAAACCACAGCAGTATTGGTTGCTGCTCTCGCTTCATTCATCGTATGAGAGAAGAATAAACCGCCAGTCGCGATCGCTACTGCACAAGCTATAGTTTGAAGTTTCATAAATTTTTAATACTTCCTTGGGTGTTCCTATCTTACACGCTCTGTTTTCGATATGAACTAAGCAGATTCAAAATCTTAACCAACTAAATTGTTTATACCGTGTAGTTTTATCATATTCTGTACTGACAAAATGTAGCAAAACATTGCAAAATTCGCTTATTGTTTTTTCAATCAAAATTCAAATGGAACCAATATGATTGGCGCATTGATGCTGGACATTGCCGGCACAGAACTTACTCAAGAAGATATTGAACTATTACGCGCTCCGCAAGTCGGTGGCATGATTTTATTTGCACGAAATATTGAATCTCCACAACAAGTGCGTGCTTTAACCGACCATATGCGTCAAATTCGTCCAGATATTTTGATTGCTGTCGATCAAGAAGGTGGTCGAGTTCAGCGCCTAAGATCAGGTTTTACCCTATTACCAGCCATGGGTCGTTTTGGGGAGTTATATTTAACTCAACCTCAAAAAGCACTTGAGCTGGCTGAGCAATGCGGTTGGCTCATGGCAACCGAAGTGCTTGCTGTCGGCATCGATTTTAGTTTTGCACCAGTTTTAGATCTTAATGCAATTAGTGATGTGATTGGCGACCGTGGCTTCTCTAAAAATATTGATGATATTGCCCCACTTGCTGGCGCATTTATGCAAGGTATGAAAAAAGCCGGCATGGCAAATACAGGCAAGCACTTCCCGGGTCACGGTTCAGTAAAAGCTGACTCGCATGTTGCGGCCGCAATCGACAGTCGTAGCTATGACGAAATTTACAACCATGATATGCAGAGCTTCATTAAGCTTATGCCTCAGCTAGATGCGCTCATGCCTGCACATGTGATTTATGATCAAGTTGATCCAAATCCAGCAGGTTTTTCACCTTTCTGGATTCAAGAAGTTCTCCGTAATCGCCTAAAGTTTAATGGCGTGCTTTTCTCTGATGACTTAAGCATGCAAGCTGCATGTGTAGCAGGTGGCGCAGATGCACGTATTCAAGCAGCTCTATCAGCTGGTTGCGACATGGGGCTTGTATGTAATGACCGTAGTGCAGCATGTACAGCACTTGAAGGTATTACGAACTTAGAACTACCAAATCAAGAACGCCTTGAACGTATGCGTGGTCAAATTCCACAAATTCAGATTGGTGAAACCTTATCGCTTGGCGACGAGTGGCAAGCTGTCAAAACAGCCATTGAAGAGTTTAAAAATTCGATTTAAGTTAGTAAAAATTTTAATTGGCTACAAAAACCTATTCACTATCTGATACGCGGTTAAGTCATACGCAACCTGCTCATCTGCTGAAGGATATTGATTACTTCAATATATTTGATAGATGCAGAAAGTGAACAGGTTTTGCGTATGACAATGGTTTTGGTTACTTTTCCCGAAAGAAAAGTAACTCCAACTGAAAGTTCATCCCAGAATGCCAACCTAATTGACAGGACTCCGTCATGCAGGTTCATTCACCATCAATGCATTAGAACCTCTTCATTGTTATTAATAATGAAGAACACACAAAAACAATAAACCGAGTTCAGGACGAATGACACAGCAACTTTCAAAACACCGCCATATCTCTTTTACAGCCCACTATACGGGTTATATCTGGTATCAAATGGGGATTTCTCATGAAGCACTTGCGACAACCAAAGGCAAATCACTAGCGTATTTGGTTCATCCTATAGAATCTTGGGCTGAGAAATATGTGGGCGGTAGCATGCGTACCACGCTCAAACAACGCCATACTATGCTTGATCATCATTTAGAACAACTCATTCAAGAAAATCCTGATTTACAAGTTCTAGAAATAGCATGTGGCCTGTCTCCACGTGGCTGGTGGTTTAGACAACGTTACCCTTCTATTACCTATCGGGAGCTTGATTTACCCGACATGGCACAAACCAAACAAAATGCATTACAACAAATTGAAAAAAATGCGCCCGAAATTTTATCAGTTGATTTATTTACAGAAGCTTTTGCACAAGCATTTGAAGTATTTGACCCAAACCGCCCACTAGTTGTAATCAGTGAAGGCTTAATTAACTATTTTGATAAAGGTTTATTAAAACAGCTGATTCAATCAATTGCGCACTATGGTTCGTCTTTTAAAAATTTTCATTATTTAACTGACCTCTACCCTGAACCAGTTAAAAACAAGCTTGCTAGTATTATCTGGAATAGTAGTAAGTTACTTAAACTCATGTCTCGCAGTTCATTTAGTTTTCATTTCAAAAGTCCACAAGAAGTTAAAGACTTTTTTAAAGATACAGAATTTGAGCAGGTTACTATTGAACAGCCACAAATATTCTTTGGGCAAGTTTCTCAAGATAACCATGAAGAGCATTTAGGCGATTTAGTCTGGATTATTCATTCTCAAATAAAATAATAAATATAAAAAAATGGAAGCTCGATATAAACGAGCTTCCATCTATAACTATATTATTAAGCTGCTTGTTTTTGACGGGCAATAAAACGGCTTAACCGATCAGCAAGCTCAAAACTACCATGTTTAAATAAAGCACGGATTCCGTGTTCAGTAGCTTCAAATATTAAACATTCAATCGAGAAAGGGCCTTCTTCATCTTCTAAATGCAGGGCTAAATCACGTGGATGATCATTCACAAAATCAAGCTGTGAAACATCATCCATTTTTAAATACATCCCAAAGAAAGTCACGTCAACAATCGTCACTGGCACTTCTGTTTTACATTCACGGTGGCTCAGTTGAGTATTCGGTTGCAAGACCCGAACTCGCTCTTCACCACGGCGTTCCATGTTTTGCATTTGTTCACGTGTCATAGGAATAATGCCATCCAAATTTTGGATAGATTCACCCTTCAAGAATGAAGTGAACAAACTCATAGTTTCTTTACGACGCTGGAGCTGCGGTACATGATCAGCGTTTGCAATAAGTGCGAATTCCATATCAGGACATTGCAACGCAAAGTTCGCATTTTCATGAGGCAAAGTAAAACTGTCGTATTGCCCTGCTGCAACCAATGTTTTGCACTCTGGAATAGGTACATCTGTTAAACGCAAAAGACGATTACAGTTAATTTCATAACGTTCTCGCTCAGTACCCGTAAATTCGGCCATTTGTCTAAAAAATAATTTTTTAGCGGTTGGTGACATACGTGTTTTATCTAATTTGGCATGATTCACCAAATATAAAATTACCGCTTGCCCAAACTCTTCCATTCGGTTTTCTTGCATGAGTTTGAGTGACTCTTCCAAAATCATTCGCCAACTTTTACGAGTCTTTTGCATAACACCCATTAAGATCATACGATCCATCAAATCTGGGCGGTGATGAGCAAAACAAGAGGCAATGACTGACCCCAAGGACATTCCCATGACAGAAACTTTTTGTATTCCAACGATATCTAACCAACGTCCTAACATTTCAGATAAATCAGGCAGTTCTAAAGTACCCGCAGATATTCCTGTATCTCGATTGGTAATTTGCTGATTTGCGCCCATCGAAGGTAAATCGATTAAAATGACCGGACCGCTTTCAAACAATTGTTCAACACAATATTTATAAGAATTAAAATTCTGGAAAGCACCGCCCACAATCACAATTGGCGTATTGTGAATCGTTTTTGGATCGGCAATTGCCATATATTCAATTTTCCAGCCGTCGATCCATGTTGTACGAGCAGGTTGTTTAAAACTATCTCTATGGTAGATATCGAAAAAGCCAAAACCGGCATAAGCTTGGTTGATCTCCGAATCCATTTGAATAATGGAATTCATATCCTTGCTTCCTCCTTGCTGTAATTTTTTTATGCTGCAAGAGTTCCTTCTTGAACACGTAATCTTTTATGCACAAATCTTTAAAATTTGTATTTGTTTGTATTGCACAATAACATTCTAAACAATTGTCTGAAATATACGCAATCGCTGAATTGACCGCTCATCCTGTTTAAGCCGCTAATAGTTTGCAAAATATTTAAATGTTTTTTTATAGCGGTCACATTTTTGAAAAAAAGCCATTCATTGTTCCGCATTTGGCTGCTACTATCGTAGTCATTGGTAAATGATTAAAAAATGCTATGCAAGATTCAATTGAACAATATATGCAAAAAGTTGGGCAACAAGCACGCGAGGCTTCTCGTGTCCTCACAAGTGCTTCTACCTCACTAAAAAATCATGCGCTCTCTGCTATTTATACTGCTTTAGAAAATAATCAGGCAGCTATTTTGGCAGCGAATCAAATCGACATGGATAAAGGTCGTAGCAACCAGCTCGACAGCGCCCTGCTTGATCGTCTTGAGCTTACACCTGCACGTATTAAAGGCATGTTGCAAGGTTTAAAAGACGTGATTGCACTTGTCGATCCTATTGGGGAAATTACTGATCTTGCATACCGCCCCACAGGCATTCAAATTGGAAAAATGCGTGTGCCTTTAGGTGTCGTTGGTATGATTTACGAATCACGTCCAAACGTTACCCTTGAAGCGGCATCTTTAGCGATTAAATCTGGTAATGCCATTATTTTACGTGGTGGTTCAGAAGCATTAGAGTCAAATAAAGCAATCGCTGAAGCTATTAAGCATGGCTTAAAAGTTGCTGGTTTACCTGAACATTCCGTGCAAGTCATTGAAACCACTGACCGTGCAGCTGTTGGTCATCTTATTACCATGGCTGAATATGTTGATGTTATTGTTCCACGTGGTGGTAAAAGCTTAATTGAGCGCGTAACCAATGAAGCTCGTATTCCTGTCATTAAACATCTTGATGGTAACTGCCATGTATTTGTTGAAGCACAGGCAGACTTGCAAAAAGCATTACCAATTACTTTAAATGCCAAAACACATCGTTATGGCGTTTGTAATGCGATGGAAACTTTGCTCGTTGATGAAAAAATTGCCGACGTTTTCTTACCGCACATTGCTGAACTTTATGCTGAAAAACAAGTTGAGTTACGTGGCTGTCCAGAAACACGCCGTATTTTGGGTGCCTCTGTAAAACCTGCAACAGAAGAAGATTGGTACACCGAATATTTAGGGCCAATTCTTGCAGTTAAAGTGGTGAGCGGGATTGATGAAGCAATTGACCATATCAACAAATATGGTTCACATCACACTGATGCAATTGTGACTGAAAACTACACTTTAGCTCGTCAGTTCTTGGCTCGTGTAGATTCAAGCTCAGTCGTAATTAATGCATCAACTCGTTTTGCTGATGGTTTCGAATATGGCTTAGGCGCTGAAATTGGTATCTCCACCGATAAAATCCATGCCCGCGGTCCTGTTGGCTTAGAAGGCTTAACTTCTCAAAAATGGATTGTGTTAGGTGACGGACAAATTCGCCAATAATTAAATCTATGAGTTCAAATAAAAACACCTGATCAATTTCAGGCGTTTTTTTATTATTCAAGTTATAAGTCACTATAAAAAAACCAGCCCGCAGGCTGGTTTTTTTATTCATATATTTATTAGAAAATAAAGTCCGTATTCACAAATTTAGAATAGTGCTCAGACACCATAGAGGCCAACATGCCCTTACTGTCATCTGTCTGTTTAGCAGCAATCATTGAACGGATTGAGAATGCTCGCAGAGCATCATGCACAGACAGTGTACCTTCCGCAGAATCTTTACGACCACCGAACGGGAATACATCAGGGCCGCGCTGACATTGACAGTTGATATTTACACGACAGACCTGATGGACCAGCGGATCAACTAAATGACCAATTTGCTCAGGGTCACTACCAAAAATACTCACCTGCTGACCATGATCAGAAGTAGTGACATATTCCAGTACAGTTTCAATGTCATCGTAAACAGAGACTGGTATCACTGGACCGAACTGTTCTTCACGATACAGTCTCATACCTTCAGTCACTGGATAAACTACGGCTGGATAGAACATCGTTTTGCAGAATTCACCGCCTTCCGGATTAACTACTTTTGCCCCTTTAGCCACAGCATCTTCAATGACTTCAGTCATGTAGGCTGTACGGTGCATACCTGGTAACGGAGTAATAAACACACCTTTTTCCCAAGGCATCCCCACTTTAAGTTTGCCCAGCTCAGCCGTTAAGCGGTTAACAAATTCATCTACTATTGAACGATGTACCATCAACATTTTGAGTGCGGTACAACGCTGACCATTAAACGACAATGCACCCAGCAGACACTCTTTCACTGTTAGATCCAAGTCGGCATCTGGCAGAATAATAGCGGCATTCTTCGCATCCAGCCCCAAAATCGCACGCAGACGATGAGATTTAGGATGTTGCTTCTTCAAGTGATCAGCTACTTTACTAGAACCAATCAGTGCCAGTACATTAATTTGCCCAGATGCCAGTAGATGGGGTACTACTAGAGAACCTGGTGCATAAATGGTATTGATCACACCTTTTGGAAATGAATCACGGAACGCTTCTAGTAACGGTTCAAACAACAATGTCCCAAATTGAGGTGGTTTGAAGATGATCGTATTCCCCATCAGCATGGCTGGGATCAGAGTCGCAAAGGTTTCGTTCAGCGGGTAGTTGTATGGTCCCATACACAACACGACACCTAGTGGAGTACGACGAATTTGACCAATCGTACCTTCAGCCATGACAAAGCGGGAGTTGGCATTATCTAAATCTTTCAGAGCGTCAATCGTTTGACGCATGTAGGTAATCGTACGGTCAAATTCTTTCTCTGAATCCGCCAAGCTTTTGCCAATTTCCCACATGATCAGCTTAATAATTAGATCTCGCTGTTCCACCATGCGCTGAATAAATTTTTGCATACAGGCAATGCGCTCACTAACCTTCATCATGGGCCATTCGCCACGACCATTGTTGTAAGCCCTTACCGCTGCCTCTAGTGCTTCATCGCTTTCTTTTTCGCCCATGACCGGATAACTACCAAGTTCAACTTGCTCTAGGCTACCGTCAGGCTGCTGAATCCAGATTGGAGATAATGTTTTCTTGGTTGCACCAGCCCATAGCTTCAACTCACCATCCACGAGTGAGACACGCTGATGAATTTGGGAGGGCAGACGCACACTTTCAGGAATACTGTCCACTACTGGGAATTTAAGCTGTAGATTATTTAACTGATTCATTCTTCTTAATACCTTATTATTCGTATGTCTTTTATATATTCCCGAACTCGTCACTGTAATCAGGTTTTATTCGGGTCAATATCACTATTATTATCCGTACTCACCTTGCTTGAACCGTAAACCACAAGGTGAATATCTTAAAGCGTTGGTAATCTTTCTAGATGAATTTACCCCCGACACACACTATCAGTCACCCCTAGCTTCTGGATGACTTGTTCAATGATCTGTTCTGGTGTGAGAGCAATATCAATAGCAATTGCTTCATTCACATCAGGTTCCTCTAATGTGTCTAGCTGTGTTTGTAGCAACGCTGGATCAAAAAAATGACCTGATCTTTCTGCAAGTCGTTGCTGTAATAACTCATAAGAACCTTTTAAGTAGACAAACTTAACATTTTGGTCCTGCCCTCTTAAAATATCGCGATACATGCGTTTTAAAGATGAACATGTAAATACAGCTGTTTCACCGTCTCTTTGTTTGGTTTCAATGGCCTGACGAATTGCTTGTAACCATGGCAAGCGGTCTTCATCAGTTAAGGGAATGCCTTGACTCATCTTACTTTTATTTGCAGCTGAATGAAGCGTATCGCCATCAAGGAACTCACAAGCCAAACGCTCTGATAACAATTCACCAATTAGGGTTTTACCTGTTCCACAGACACCCATTGCAATCACAATCATGGATTACTCACCTTTAATTATAAAATAGTGCTAAGCAGTAGCGTGAAAGATAAACCCAACACTGAAATGATCGTTTCCAATACTGACCAAGTCTTGAGTGTCTGTCCTACTGTCATACCGAAATATTCTTTGATTAACCAGAATCCTGCGTCATTTACATGTGAGAAAACTAATGAACCCGAACCTGTGGCAAGTACTAAAAGTTCCGGCCTAACTGCAACACCTGCTGTTGCTGCAATTGGAGCCACAATGCTACACGCTGTAGCCATGGCAACCGTTGCCGATCCTGTTGCCAAACGAATTAATGCTGCAACAAACCAGCCCAACAATAACGGCGATAAATTTGCCTTCAAAGCTGTAGAAACAATCTCATTAGAAATACCGGTGTCACGCAAAATGCCGCCAAAACCACCACCGGCACCTACAATCAACATAATCCCAGCAATAGAAGCTAAACATCCGCCACAGAATTTTTCAATTTGTTCACGGTTAAAGCCCTGCATCGTACCGAAAGTAATAAAGCTAACCAATACTGCGATGAGCAATGCGATATCAGAAGTACCGATGAAACGCAGTAAGTCGTTTGCGAAAGTCTGAGGTGCAAAGAAAAGATCTGCCCAGCTACCGATCAACATCAATACAACCGGCAACATGATCGTAAATAAGGTAATACCAAAACTTGGTAATTCACGTGTCTTACTAGCATCTGCTTCAACAAACTGCTTTGCTAAAGGATTATTTTCAGGCAATTTGACGTATTTATTGATCCAAAGTGCATACAATGGTCCAGCAACAATTGCCGTTGGCACACCAACAATCAGACTATAAGCAATCGTTTTACCAATATCAGCATGATAAGCCTGTACTGCCAACAGTGCTGCTGGATGTGGTGGAATTAAGCCATGCACAACCGACAAACCTGCAACCATTGGCAAGCCCACAACCAGTAAGGATTTGCCTGTTCGCTTGGCAATGTTGAATGCAATTGGAATGAGTAGAACGAAACCTACTTCGAAAAATACGGGAAGCCCAACAATAAGGGCAATAAACATCATGGCCCAGTGAATATTTTTCTCACCAAACCATTTAATTAGGGTAATCGCTATTCGCTCTGCGCCACCCGACTCAGCCATCATTTTGCCGAGCATTGTTCCTAATGCGATTACAATCGCAAGGTGGCCTAGGGTTTTACCAGTACCAGCTTCATATGACTTAACAATATCGCCCATTGGCATGCCAACAGCTAAAGCTAAACCAAGTGAAACAATAATAAGAACCAGAAATGGATAAATTCTAAACTTCGCGATCATGACCACTAAAGCAATAATCGCGATTACAGTGTAGATCAGTAACATGCCACCCTGAACCGTCTCCATGGGACACTTCTCCTTGGAATAATTATTTAGGCACACAGCCTAAATAAAGGTCTTCAACCACAGTAATTCCTACTGTTAAGACATTAAATTTTTATATTTAGGTGTGACCAGCACAAACTGGTCA from Acinetobacter pittii encodes the following:
- a CDS encoding class I SAM-dependent methyltransferase, which codes for MTQQLSKHRHISFTAHYTGYIWYQMGISHEALATTKGKSLAYLVHPIESWAEKYVGGSMRTTLKQRHTMLDHHLEQLIQENPDLQVLEIACGLSPRGWWFRQRYPSITYRELDLPDMAQTKQNALQQIEKNAPEILSVDLFTEAFAQAFEVFDPNRPLVVISEGLINYFDKGLLKQLIQSIAHYGSSFKNFHYLTDLYPEPVKNKLASIIWNSSKLLKLMSRSSFSFHFKSPQEVKDFFKDTEFEQVTIEQPQIFFGQVSQDNHEEHLGDLVWIIHSQIK
- a CDS encoding alpha/beta fold hydrolase; translated protein: MNSIIQMDSEINQAYAGFGFFDIYHRDSFKQPARTTWIDGWKIEYMAIADPKTIHNTPIVIVGGAFQNFNSYKYCVEQLFESGPVILIDLPSMGANQQITNRDTGISAGTLELPDLSEMLGRWLDIVGIQKVSVMGMSLGSVIASCFAHHRPDLMDRMILMGVMQKTRKSWRMILEESLKLMQENRMEEFGQAVILYLVNHAKLDKTRMSPTAKKLFFRQMAEFTGTERERYEINCNRLLRLTDVPIPECKTLVAAGQYDSFTLPHENANFALQCPDMEFALIANADHVPQLQRRKETMSLFTSFLKGESIQNLDGIIPMTREQMQNMERRGEERVRVLQPNTQLSHRECKTEVPVTIVDVTFFGMYLKMDDVSQLDFVNDHPRDLALHLEDEEGPFSIECLIFEATEHGIRALFKHGSFELADRLSRFIARQKQAA
- the proA gene encoding glutamate-5-semialdehyde dehydrogenase; the protein is MQDSIEQYMQKVGQQAREASRVLTSASTSLKNHALSAIYTALENNQAAILAANQIDMDKGRSNQLDSALLDRLELTPARIKGMLQGLKDVIALVDPIGEITDLAYRPTGIQIGKMRVPLGVVGMIYESRPNVTLEAASLAIKSGNAIILRGGSEALESNKAIAEAIKHGLKVAGLPEHSVQVIETTDRAAVGHLITMAEYVDVIVPRGGKSLIERVTNEARIPVIKHLDGNCHVFVEAQADLQKALPITLNAKTHRYGVCNAMETLLVDEKIADVFLPHIAELYAEKQVELRGCPETRRILGASVKPATEEDWYTEYLGPILAVKVVSGIDEAIDHINKYGSHHTDAIVTENYTLARQFLARVDSSSVVINASTRFADGFEYGLGAEIGISTDKIHARGPVGLEGLTSQKWIVLGDGQIRQ
- the gapN gene encoding NADP-dependent glyceraldehyde-3-phosphate dehydrogenase, giving the protein MNQLNNLQLKFPVVDSIPESVRLPSQIHQRVSLVDGELKLWAGATKKTLSPIWIQQPDGSLEQVELGSYPVMGEKESDEALEAAVRAYNNGRGEWPMMKVSERIACMQKFIQRMVEQRDLIIKLIMWEIGKSLADSEKEFDRTITYMRQTIDALKDLDNANSRFVMAEGTIGQIRRTPLGVVLCMGPYNYPLNETFATLIPAMLMGNTIIFKPPQFGTLLFEPLLEAFRDSFPKGVINTIYAPGSLVVPHLLASGQINVLALIGSSKVADHLKKQHPKSHRLRAILGLDAKNAAIILPDADLDLTVKECLLGALSFNGQRCTALKMLMVHRSIVDEFVNRLTAELGKLKVGMPWEKGVFITPLPGMHRTAYMTEVIEDAVAKGAKVVNPEGGEFCKTMFYPAVVYPVTEGMRLYREEQFGPVIPVSVYDDIETVLEYVTTSDHGQQVSIFGSDPEQIGHLVDPLVHQVCRVNINCQCQRGPDVFPFGGRKDSAEGTLSVHDALRAFSIRSMIAAKQTDDSKGMLASMVSEHYSKFVNTDFIF
- the idnK gene encoding gluconokinase, producing the protein MIVIAMGVCGTGKTLIGELLSERLACEFLDGDTLHSAANKSKMSQGIPLTDEDRLPWLQAIRQAIETKQRDGETAVFTCSSLKRMYRDILRGQDQNVKFVYLKGSYELLQQRLAERSGHFFDPALLQTQLDTLEEPDVNEAIAIDIALTPEQIIEQVIQKLGVTDSVCRG